Below is a window of Variovorax sp. TBS-050B DNA.
TGCCGGCGCCGACCTCGAAGCCGTCGCGCAGTCGATCGAGGCCGACAAGGTCCGCCTCACCGGCCTGCAGGGCGAGATCGACCGCCTGAACCGCGAAGTCGTGGCACTGGGCGCCGTCAACCTCGCGGCGCTCGACGAGCTCGCCGTGGCGCGCGAGCGCAAGACCTTCCTCGATGCCCAGTCGACCGACCTGAACGAAGCCATCGGCACGCTGGAAGACGCCATCCGCAAGATCGACGCGGAGACGCGCGACCTGCTCGGCGGCACCTTCAAGATCGTCAACGAGCACTTCAGCCGCATGTTCCCCGAGCTCTTCGGCGGCGGCAACGCCAAGCTCATGATGACCGGCGACGAGATCCTCGATTCGGGCGTGCAGGTGATGGCGCAGCCGCCCGGCAAGAAGAACCAGACCATCCACCTGCTCTCGGGCGGGGAAAAGGCGCTCACGGCGATCGCGCTCGTGTTCGCGATCTTCCAGCTCAACCCCGCGCCCTTCTGCCTGCTCGACGAGGTGGACGCGCCGCTCGACGACGCCAACACCGAGCGCTATGCCAAACTCGTGACCGCCATGAGCCGCGAAACCCAGTTCCTCTTCATCAGCCACAACAAGATCGCGATGGAGATGGCCGAACAGCTGATCGGCGTGACCATGCAGGAGCAGGGCGTCTCGCGCATCGTGGCGGTCGACATGGAAGCGGCCGTGTCGATGGTCGAAGCTGCTTGAGCCGGGCAGCGCATGAGCAACCTCACTCTCGCCCTGGCCATCCTCGGCGGCCTCGTTCTCGCGGCCGTCGTTGCCTACAACACCATCACCTCGCGCCGCCACGCGCCGCGCCAGCCCGACGCGTCAGGCGCTGATGCGCCCGACGCCGAGCAGCGGCGTGCCGGCGCGGGCGAGCTGGAGCCGGTGCTGCACGTCGACCCGCACCAGGTGCCGAACCATGAGCGCCACGAGCCGCTGTTCGACCCCGACCTGCCGCCGCCGAGCGCCATGCCGGTGCCCGTGGCCGAACGCCGCGGCGGGCTCGATCCGCTGATCGACGTGATCGCCTCCGTCTCGCTCGAAGGCCTGGCCTCGGGCGATGCCGCGATCGCCGCCATGCCGCCCACGCGCCGCGCGGGCAGCAAGCCGGTGGCCATCGAGGGCCTGAACGAGCACACCGGCCAGTGGGAGCCCCCGGTTGCCGGCCAGCGCTACAGCGCGTTCCAGGTCGGCGTGCAGCTGGCCAACCGCACCGGCGCGCTCAACGAGATCGAATATTCGGAGTTCGTCGTCAAGGCGCAGGCCTTTGCCGATGCGCTCAACGGCGCGCTCGAGATTCCCGAGATGCTCGACGAGGTGGCCCGCGCGCGCGAGCTCGACCAGTTCGCGAGCGCGCACGACGCGCAGCTCGGCTTCGTGCTGCGCGCGCTGCATGCGGCCTGGAGCCCGGGCTACGTGCAGCAGAACGCCGCGCGGCTCGGCTTCGTGGCCGGCATCATTCCAGGGCGCATGGTGCTGCCCACGAGCGAGGCGGGGCTGCCGCCGATCCTCGGGCTTTCGTTCGACACCCAGGCCGCGCTGGCCGACGATCCGGCGCAGTCGGCCATCCGCGAGCTCAGCCTGAGCCTCGACGTGCCCCAGGTGGACCGTGCCGAGCAGCCGTTCCGCCGCATGCGCGAGGCCGCGGCCACGCTCGCGCGCGAGATGGACGGCGTGGTGACCGACAGCGACGGCCAGCTGCTGCGCGAGGAAACCATGGACGTGATCGGCGCCGACCTCGAGCAGCTCTACGACACGCTCGAGTCGCGCGACCTCGCCGCCGGTTCGCCTTTGGCGCGGCGCCTTTTCAGCTGAGGCGGGACACACCCCATGACGACGCGCGAACAGGCGGCACGCGAAGCCGCCGCATTGAGCCAGGCGCTCCACCACCACGCCCATCTCTACTACGTGCTCGACGCCCCCGAGCTGCCGGATGCCGAATACGACCGGATGTTCCAGCGGCTGCAGGCGATAGAGACCGAGTTTCCCGAGCTGCGCACCCCTGATTCGCCCACCCAGCGCGTCGGCGGCAAGGTGCTCGAGGGCTTTGCCAAGGTGCGCCACAAGGTGCCGATGCTGTCCATCCGCACCGAGACCGACATCAGCCCGGGCGGCGCGAGCGCCTTCGACGCGCGCGTGCGCCGCGAACTTGGCCTGGCCGAGGACGCGCCGCAGGTCGAGTACGTCTGCGAACTCAAGTTCGACGGCCTCGCGATGAACCTGCGCTACGAGAACGGCGTGCTGGTGCAGGCCGCGACCCGCGGCGACGGCGAGGTGGGCGAGGACGTCACGCAGAACATCCGCACCGTGCGCGAGATCCCGCTGCGGCTCGCCGGCAGCGCGCCGCCCGTGGTCGAGGTGCGCGGCGAGGTCTACATGAAGCGCGCCGACTTCGAGGCGCTCAACGAGCGCCAGCGCGAGAAGATCGCGGCCGGCCAGAAGAACGAGAAGGTGTTCGTCAATCCGCGCAATGCCGCGGCCGGCGCGGTGCGCCAGCTCGATCCCGCGATCGCCGCGGCGCGGCCGCTGAGCTTCTTTGCCTACGGCCTGGGCGAGGTCACGCCCGCGAGCGAGGGCGGACCGGCGTTCGCGACCCAGTTCGACTGGCTGCAGCAGTTCCACGCCTGGGGTTTCCCGGTCGCCACGCAGACGGCGCGGGCGCGGGGCGCGATCGAACTCATCGCCTTCCACGAGAACATCGGCCGCCAGCGCGATGCCTTGCCCTACGACATCGACGGCGTGGTCTACAAGGTCGACAGCATCGAGCTGCAACGCCAGCTCGGCTTCGTCTCGCGCGAGCCGCGCTGGGCCGTGGCGCACAAGTACCCGGCGCAGGAGCAGATGACCGAAGTGCTCGGCATCGAGGTGCAGGTGGGGCGCACCGGCAAGCTCACGCCGGTCGCCAAGCTGGCGCCGGTGTTCGTCGGCGGCGTGACCGTGACCAACGCCACGCTGCACAACGAGGACGAGGCGCGCCGCAAGGACGTGCGCGTCGGCGACACGGTGATCGTGCGCCGCGCGGGCGACGTGATCCCCGAGGTGGTCGGCGTGGTGCCCGACAGCCTGGCCAGGCCCGAGGGCGAGCGCGGCCCGCTGTTCACCATGCCGCACAAGTGCCCGGTCTGCGGCTCGGAAGCGCTGCGCGAGGAGGGCGAGGTCGACTACCGCTGCACCGGCGGGCTCTTCTGCGCCGCACAGCGCAAGGAGGCGATCCTGCATTTCGCGGCGCGACGCGCGGTCGACATCGACGGGCTCGGCGACAAGCTCGTCGAGCAGCTCGTCGACGCCAACCTGATCCGCACCTTGCCCGACCTCTACAGGCTCGGCTTCGCCACGCTGGCCGGCCTGGATCGCATGGCCGAGAAATCGGCCGCGAACCTGGTCGCGGCGCTCGAAGCCTCGAAGAAGACCACGCTGCCGCGCTTCCTGTTCGGGCTCGGCATCCGGCATGTGGGCGAGAGCACCGCGAAGGACCTGGCCAAGCATTTCGGCAAGCTCGACGCGATCATGGACGCGACCGAGGAAGAGCTGCTCGAGGTGAACGACGTCGGCCCGGTCGTCGCGCAGAGCCTGCGCACCTTCTTCGACCAGCCGCACAACCGCGAGGTGGTCGAACAGCTGCGCGCCTGCGGACTGACCTGGGAGGAGGGCGAGCCCGCGGCCCGCGCGCCCAAGCCGCTGGCGGGCCTGACCTTCGTCATCACCGGCACCCTTCCTACGCTCAGCCGTGACGAAGCGAAGGACAAACTGGAAGCGGCGGGCGCCAAGGTCGCCGGTTCGGTCAGCAAGAAGACCAGCTACCTGGTGGCCGGCGAGGAAGCCGGCAGCAAGCTCGACAAGGCGCGCGAGATCGGCGTGGAGGTGATCGACGAGGCGCGCATGCTGGAGATCATTGCCCACGGGCCGCCGGAGCGAGACGCAGCGGCGTAGGAAGGGTCTCGCCGCCAGGCGCTTACCGATCGTTACCTGACTTCACATCCGGGCAGTCGGCAAGGGTTACAAGCAGGCGTTGAGACCAAAGTTGACAAAGGAGTCACTATGCAAAAGATTCGCGCTATCGGCATGGCCGCCGTCGTGGGCGGCGTCGCGCTGCTCAGCGGCTGCGTGGCCGTGCCGGGTGACCCGTACTACTCGGGCGGGTACTACTCCGACGGGCCCTACTATTCCGATCCCGTGGTGGTCTCGCCGACCCCGGTGTACATCGACGGCTAC
It encodes the following:
- the ligA gene encoding NAD-dependent DNA ligase LigA produces the protein MTTREQAAREAAALSQALHHHAHLYYVLDAPELPDAEYDRMFQRLQAIETEFPELRTPDSPTQRVGGKVLEGFAKVRHKVPMLSIRTETDISPGGASAFDARVRRELGLAEDAPQVEYVCELKFDGLAMNLRYENGVLVQAATRGDGEVGEDVTQNIRTVREIPLRLAGSAPPVVEVRGEVYMKRADFEALNERQREKIAAGQKNEKVFVNPRNAAAGAVRQLDPAIAAARPLSFFAYGLGEVTPASEGGPAFATQFDWLQQFHAWGFPVATQTARARGAIELIAFHENIGRQRDALPYDIDGVVYKVDSIELQRQLGFVSREPRWAVAHKYPAQEQMTEVLGIEVQVGRTGKLTPVAKLAPVFVGGVTVTNATLHNEDEARRKDVRVGDTVIVRRAGDVIPEVVGVVPDSLARPEGERGPLFTMPHKCPVCGSEALREEGEVDYRCTGGLFCAAQRKEAILHFAARRAVDIDGLGDKLVEQLVDANLIRTLPDLYRLGFATLAGLDRMAEKSAANLVAALEASKKTTLPRFLFGLGIRHVGESTAKDLAKHFGKLDAIMDATEEELLEVNDVGPVVAQSLRTFFDQPHNREVVEQLRACGLTWEEGEPAARAPKPLAGLTFVITGTLPTLSRDEAKDKLEAAGAKVAGSVSKKTSYLVAGEEAGSKLDKAREIGVEVIDEARMLEIIAHGPPERDAAA
- a CDS encoding cell division protein ZipA C-terminal FtsZ-binding domain-containing protein, which codes for MSNLTLALAILGGLVLAAVVAYNTITSRRHAPRQPDASGADAPDAEQRRAGAGELEPVLHVDPHQVPNHERHEPLFDPDLPPPSAMPVPVAERRGGLDPLIDVIASVSLEGLASGDAAIAAMPPTRRAGSKPVAIEGLNEHTGQWEPPVAGQRYSAFQVGVQLANRTGALNEIEYSEFVVKAQAFADALNGALEIPEMLDEVARARELDQFASAHDAQLGFVLRALHAAWSPGYVQQNAARLGFVAGIIPGRMVLPTSEAGLPPILGLSFDTQAALADDPAQSAIRELSLSLDVPQVDRAEQPFRRMREAAATLAREMDGVVTDSDGQLLREETMDVIGADLEQLYDTLESRDLAAGSPLARRLFS